In the Diprion similis isolate iyDipSimi1 chromosome 2, iyDipSimi1.1, whole genome shotgun sequence genome, one interval contains:
- the LOC124416365 gene encoding viral IAP-associated factor homolog, translating to MQDPNEDTEWNDALRKQGIIPEKQKEKEITEDQIVNLLESTIDKKLGRASHNADSLTLDELDELEDEEDEKVLLEYRRKRIAEIKELTENAKFGEVREISAQDYVQEVNCAGEDIWVVLHLYKQGIPLCSLLNQHLTSLSRKFPATKFLKSISTTCIPNWPDRNLPTIFIYNNGNMVKQFIGPIELRGMKITEAELEWLLGQAKAVPTKITEDPRPKVRDVLFSTLKNQNDDLADDNDW from the exons ATG CAAGACCCAAACGAAGATACCGAGTGGAATGATGCGCTAAGAAAGCAAGGAATTATtcctgaaaaacaaaaggaaaaagaaatcacAGAGGATCAAATTGTCAATCTCTTAGAAAGtacaatcgataaaaaattggGCCGAG CCAGCCATAATGCGGACAGTCTAACACTCGACGAGCTAGATGAActtgaagatgaagaagatgaaaaagtgCTGTTGGAATACCGGAGAAAAAGGATAGCTGAAATTAAAGAACTTACTGAGAATGCAAAATTTGGCGAAGTTAGAGAAATATCGGCTCAAGATTATGTTCAAGAAGTCAATTGTGCCGGAGAAGACATTTGGGTTGTTTTACATCTCTACAAGCAAGG GATCCCCCTGTGTTCCCTACTGAATCAACACTTGACATCTTTGTCTAGAAAGTTCCCAGCAACGAAGTTTCTGAAAAGTATTTCTACAACTTGTATTCCAAATTGGCCAGACAGAAATTTGCCAACGATTTTCATCTATAACAACGGAAACATGGTTAAGCAGTTCATCGGCCCAATTGAATTGCGTGGAATGAAGATCACTGAAGCAG aGCTAGAATGGTTACTTGGCCAAGCAAAAGCCGTGCCCACAAAGATAACTGAAGATCCGAGACCTAAGGTACGTGACGTactattttcaactttgaagAATCAAAACGATGATCTTGCCGATGACAACGATTGGTGA
- the LOC124416366 gene encoding LOW QUALITY PROTEIN: uncharacterized protein LOC124416366 (The sequence of the model RefSeq protein was modified relative to this genomic sequence to represent the inferred CDS: inserted 1 base in 1 codon), whose translation MNTLAVNEKAKKTFSPKHILLTLKKNPGHSHMCAVISPIDKNQDAKVSVGKLRKMKKNICESVSKNVRSIVLKDVGNLDKSNIADLSLPKITQIFRSNKTLPNMEQSFAVDKGLFTESQFLHKCTNMLHEQRRLDIFFNKSVKINTNDSKSRTLELSLNKHSRFIPNILKSTKIIDGTFSSITDPTESDNASVTKCNEASEHGVDKLLKKRKRKQVLRPLNLKRHHSKINQTLSRKKKIKRCVPDFCNNHNLTEDSNSANSDVNPTSISEQDGEEPKKGHSGISEELMPDSIDCEELHTADLEVLCKTENLSDDSDGASTHFDQSVEKIFEEFKEPDYKNYIASEDLHFDIDEMDKLLSSDINSLLLESAAIVQPSTNIVEYDVNGNDIVRHCREFENGYNKTAQAQDSSRKITQCYNNKFEMPINTFTRMIHSDNLDDSCSNTFDRDWDIEFPQIDLWWNELEDRYTSDDFQGFQQTLDKSTFSTYIGSDNEPESGELNYTKSSNVTLPITDEFNSSAISLVVSNEVPDNVFSDEFNEPSLDSLQSDDDRLKKLLDSNCNVGKYHLNASRNSEYNNCVSLDFDTNCELFKSGNYLVDKKLNTDLLEEGIYNDFNALFDFNDQFLDDEKCDMNGLDIQNGNIEVSQSMKLGDTFLNSLRSVSDVPPQSCTFNDLHNGLSLDLEKEFHANSILISNYHNSWNNDTEFEKLVQIKAKNTETTDYDIESSCLKASENEHSAFQNVVQTEMLTRCLETEHLDCTDSVLGNILSRRKRARPSTCDAKVIDTDTMQSCSRCSPLWMIRKRNLNKLSTSKLESLAHGADNCLDFLPLISLRSVSEISCKDTQSFKSGKNYKDIHRLPLENNSDVSIFDSAKRFYSKMSGTQTCTNASHFNFTQESNVTYRHFVPNLNESLHQKDQGQSMTCKLSSLEKLGSTHELITNLEKPSEVGKGRYRYSXRGRFLQYLQAVKNSSKRKSNKQIRNTARMPCPYCDKTYKSDVTLDNHVKDIHRYRPSQFIYKDKKYICNKCSKEYVMSTAIEKHFKLHEDYSLTCRQCQEHFSEKKFLMRHINKYHLIQEFHCSSCNRKFTRRKEYTQHLNECEGCEDSSS comes from the exons ATGAATACCTTAGCGGTAAATGAGAAAGCTAAGAAAACTTTCAGTCCCAAGCATATTTTATtgaccttaaaaaaaaatcccggaCATTCCCACATGTGCGCAGTTATTAGTCCTATTGATAAAAACCAAGATGCGAAAGTATCTGTTGGAAAATTacgcaaaatgaaaaagaacatTTGTGAGTCAGTTAGCAAAAATGTCCGCAGTATTGTACTCAAGGATGTGGGCAATTTGGATAAATCAAACATAGCCGACCTATCGTTACCGAAAATAACTCAAATTTTTCGAAGTAACAAGACATTGCCAAACATGGAGCAAAGTTTTGCAGTTGACAAGGGTCTGTTTACCGAATCACAATTCCTCCACAAATGTACGAATATGTTACACGAGCAGCGAAgattggacatttttttcaataaatcagTGAAGATAAATACGAACGACTCAAAGAGTAGGACTCTAGAATTATCTCTGAACAAACATAGTAGATTCATTCCTAATATTTTGAAGAgtacaaaaattattgatgGTACTTTCAGCAGTATTACCGATCCAACCGAGTCTGATAATGCAAGCGTTACGAAATGTAATGAAGCTAGTGAACATGGTGTAGAtaaactattaaaaaaaagaaagaggaagCAGGTGCTGAGGCCGCTAAATTTAAAACGTCACCattcaaaaataaaccaaaccttatcaagaaaaaaaaaaatcaagcgaTGTGTGCCAGATTTTTGTAATAATCACAATTTAACTGAAGATAGTAACTCCGCAAATTCTGATGTAAATCCAACAAGCATATCAGAGCAAGATGGAGAAGAACCAAAAAAAGGACATTCAGGGATTTCAGAAGAACTAATGCCGGACTCTATCGACTGTGAAGAGCTTCATACAGCTGATCTGGAAGTTCTATGTAAGACTGAAAATTTGTCTGATGACAGTGATGGTGCGAGTACCCATTTTGATCAATCGGTTGAGAAGATCTTTGAAGAATTCAAAGAAccagattataaaaattacattgcTTCCGAAGATCTTCATTTCGATATTGATGAAATGGATAAATTGCTGAGTTCTGACATAAATAGCTTGCTATTAGAATCGGCAGCCATTGTACAACCAAGTACAAATATAGTGGAATACGATGtaaatggtaatgatattGTTAGACACTgcagagaatttgaaaatggatATAATAAAACAGCGCAGGCACAGGACAGCAGTCGTAAAATTACACAGTGTTATAACAATAAGTTTGAGATGCCAATTAATACATTCACAAGAATGATACATTCTGATAACTTGGATGATAGTTGTTCTAACACTTTTGACCGTGATTGGGATATTGAATTTCCTCAGATAGATTTATGGTGGAATGAGTTGGAGGATCGTTATACCAGCGATGATTTTCAAGGATTTCAACAGACTCTTGACAAGTCGACATTCTCTACGTACATTGGTTCTGACAATGAGCCTGAAAGTGGTGAACTCAATTACACCAAGAGTTCGAATGTTACTTTACCAATAACTGATGAGTTCAATAGCTCTGCAATTTCACTGGTTGTTAGTAACGAGGTTCCCGATAACGTTTTCAGCGACGAATTTAATGAACCGTCTTTAGACAGTTTGCAATCTGATGACGACAGGTTGAAGAAACTCTTGGATTCCAATTGTAACGTTGGGAAATACCACCTAAATGCTAGTCGTAAcagtgaatataataattgcgtTTCTCTGGATTTCGATACAAATTGTGAACTGTTCAAAAGTGGGAATTACTTGGTAGACAAGAAACTGAACACTGATTTACTGGAGGAAGGAATCTACAACGATTTTAATGCATTATTTGATTTTAACGACCAGTTTCTTGATGATGAGAAGTGTGACATGAATGGATTGGATATTCAAAATGGTAACATTGAAGTTTCACAATCTATGAAACTAGGCGAtacatttctaaattctttgcGGTCTGTTTCGGATGTTCCACCACAGTCCTGTACATTTAATGATCTTCACAACGGTCTGAGTTTGGACCTCGAAAAAGAGTTTCATGCTAATAGTATTTTAATATCTAACTATCACAATTCTTGGAATAATGACACTGAGTTTGAGAAACTTGTTCagataaaagcaaaaaatactGAGACAACTGATTACGATATCGAGTCGTCATGCTTGAAGGCCTCAGAAAATGAACACTCTGCGTTCCAAAATGTCGTTCAAACTGAAATGCTTACACGTTGCCTTGAAACCGAGCATCTGGATTGTACTGATTCGGTATTAGGAAATATATTGTCGAGAAGAAAGAGGGCGCGTCCCTCAACCTGCGATGCCAAAGTCATTGATACTGATACTATGCAATCGTGTAGTCGATGCTCACCACTATGGATGATTAGGAAAAGAAATCTGAACAAATTAAGTACGTCGAAATTGGAAAGCTTAGCACATGGTGCAGACAATTGTTTGGATTTTCTGCCATTGATATCACTTAGAAGTGTTTCGGAAATCTCTTGTAAAGATACACAGTCTTTTAAAAGtgggaaaaattataaagacATCCATCGATTACCACTGGAAAATAACTCAGACGTTAGCATCTTCGATTCCGCAAAAAGGTTCTACAGCAAAATGTCTGGCACTCAAACCTGCACAAATGCATCACACTTCAACTTCACTCAGGAATCAAATGTGACTTATCGACACTTTGTACCCAATTTAAACGAGTCTCTCCACCAAAAAGATCAAGGTCAATC AATGACGTGTAAACTATCTTCTTTAGAGAAACTTGGATCAACGCACGAGCTTATTACTAATTTGGAAAAACCAAGTGAAG TGGGAAAGGGTAGGTACCGTTATA GCAGGGGTCGGTTTTTGCAATACTTACAAG CTGTGAAGAATAGTTCTAAAAGGAAAAGTAATAAGCAGATACGTAACACTGCACGAATGCCTTGCCCCTACTGCGATAAAACATACAA ATCAGATGTGACCTTGGATAACCATGTGAAGGATATTCATCGTTATCGACCATCCCAGTTTATTTACAAGGACAAAAAATACATTTGCAACAAGTGCTCAAAGGAATATGTCATGTCTACAGCCATAGAGAAACACTTCAAACTGCACGAGgattatag TTTGACCTGCAGGCAATGCCAAGAACATTtctctgagaaaaaatttctgatgcgccacataaataaataccaTTTGATTCAAGAATTCCACTGTAGCTCTTGTAACCGGAAATTTACTAGGAGAAAAGAGTACACACAACACTTGAACGAATGCGAAG GTTGTGAAGATTCTTCTTCCTAA